In Carassius carassius chromosome 5, fCarCar2.1, whole genome shotgun sequence, one genomic interval encodes:
- the LOC132140195 gene encoding 15-hydroxyprostaglandin dehydrogenase [NAD(+)]-like, with amino-acid sequence MDLKNKVAVVTGGAQGLGRAFVEMLLKQGSNVAFIDMNEPLGKELKTELAEEYGPDRVEFYAADVSSKEEFIGAFQKIVDRFGHIDIMYNNAGVVNENDWEKTIAINMSGLVRGTYLALQYMKDNPNGKGAIINISSTAGLRYVPTAPIYTAIKYAVVGFSRAIAAVAMKSNLGLRINTLCPGVMNTNLLSSSNTEDCFGQFSQLEELKEMVLERNEFVKPEDVAMASLPLVIDESKNGKTLKIDADGMEFISLPDIPAM; translated from the exons ATGGATTTAAAGAATAAAGTGGCTGTGGTGACTGGAGGTGCTCAGGGTTTGGGCAGAGCATTTGTCGAAATGCTCCTAAAACAGGGGTCAAAT GTGGCCTTCATTGACATGAATGAACCACTTGGAAAAGAGTTAAAGACTGAGCTTGCCGAAGAATATGGACCTGACAGGGTTGAATTTTATGCTGCGGATGTCTCATCCAAAGAGGAATTTATAG GAGCTTTTCAGAAAATTGTGGACAGGTTTGGCCACATCGACATTATGTACAACAATGCAGGGGTTGTCAATGAAAATGACTGGGAGAAAACCATTGCCATAAATATg TCTGGGCTGGTGAGGGGGACATATCTGGCTCTGCAGTACATGAAGGACAATCCTAATGGCAAAGGTGCAATTATCAACATATCATCTACTGCAG GTCTGAGGTATGTGCCAACAGCGCCCATCTACACAGCGATTAAATATGCAGTGGTGGGATTCAGCCGTGCTATTGCG GCTGTTGCTATGAAGTCCAACCTTGGGTTGAGGATCAACACTCTCTGTCCAGGTGTGATGAACACTAACCTGCTGTCCTCTTCTAATACAGAGGACTGTTTTGGACAGTTTTCACAACTAGAGGAACTAAAGGAGATGGTTTTGGAGAGAAATGAGTTTGTGAA GCCTGAGGATGTTGCCATGGCCTCCCTTCCTCTTGTGATAGATGAAAGCAAGAATGGAAAAACTCTGAAGATCGATGCTGATGGTATGGAGTTCATATCCCTTCCTGATATACCAGCCATGTGA